Proteins from a single region of Paenibacillus sp. BIHB 4019:
- a CDS encoding phosphopantetheine-binding protein, with product MQTQIITIISEIKNEPDLAATLTGASDMLNDAGLDSLQLINFILRIEDEFEIEIDFDQFDMEHLQSIDIFCDFIQAKSA from the coding sequence CTGCAGACGCAAATTATTACGATTATTTCCGAAATCAAGAACGAGCCCGACCTGGCAGCTACGCTGACGGGAGCTTCCGACATGCTGAACGACGCGGGGCTGGACTCGCTCCAGTTGATTAATTTCATACTCCGGATCGAGGACGAATTCGAAATCGAAATCGATTTTGACCAATTTGATATGGAGCACTTGCAGTCTATCGATATATTTTGCGACTTTATACAAGCCAAGAGCGCATGA
- a CDS encoding class I SAM-dependent methyltransferase, giving the protein MKTTLTTSPIQHQVSRHTSPLGVMLLRLIYLMYYALLYPPYYFWNKRDFKTQTKKNPFYVSKLVRLVEKHPRLYELSMFVLNFPRPTAVYHFLPELQGRVLQVGCGTGLLNKHAKGWRHAEFFNLDINEKYLQFGMKKGRLHNCIHSGIYQVDKEDESFDKIVFARCFHHIRHHKKAFKECARLLNKGGELWILDPVILEEQGSGKQMSAGYMANSSIDGVIWRFTKQAFIEHVLASLPGELELISITENRQPHLTNYNLKYPQTDILAVIRKRNEGENK; this is encoded by the coding sequence ATGAAGACAACGCTTACAACCTCACCGATTCAGCATCAGGTCAGTCGACACACAAGTCCGCTTGGCGTTATGCTGCTGCGATTGATTTACCTCATGTATTACGCCTTGCTGTACCCGCCTTATTATTTCTGGAACAAACGCGATTTCAAAACACAAACGAAAAAAAATCCCTTCTACGTCAGCAAGCTCGTGCGATTAGTAGAAAAGCATCCCCGACTGTATGAGCTGTCGATGTTTGTGCTGAACTTTCCAAGACCGACAGCGGTTTATCATTTTTTGCCTGAATTACAAGGAAGAGTGCTGCAGGTTGGCTGCGGGACGGGGCTTCTGAACAAGCATGCGAAAGGATGGAGGCATGCCGAGTTTTTTAATCTCGATATTAATGAAAAATACCTGCAATTCGGCATGAAGAAGGGCCGGCTGCACAATTGCATCCATTCTGGCATTTATCAGGTGGACAAGGAGGATGAAAGCTTTGACAAGATCGTCTTCGCCAGGTGCTTCCATCACATCCGGCATCATAAAAAAGCGTTTAAGGAATGTGCAAGACTACTAAATAAAGGAGGGGAATTGTGGATTCTGGACCCTGTTATTTTGGAGGAGCAGGGCTCAGGCAAACAAATGAGCGCGGGTTATATGGCCAATTCGTCTATTGACGGCGTCATTTGGCGTTTTACGAAGCAAGCGTTCATCGAGCACGTGCTGGCTTCACTACCTGGGGAATTGGAGCTCATTTCGATCACGGAAAATCGGCAGCCGCACTTAACCAATTATAATTTGAAATACCCGCAAACCGATATTTTGGCGGTTATTCGAAAACGAAACGAAGGGGAGAACAAGTAA
- the sigK gene encoding RNA polymerase sporulation sigma factor SigK gives MGLFAAIALFIKQLTLLVSYVKNNAFPQPLREEEEAKHLALMAEGNTHSRNLLIEHNLRLVAHIVKKFDNTGEDLEDLISIGTIGLIKAIESFQTGKGTKLATFAARCIENEILMHLRSLKKTRKDVSLHDPIGTDKEGNEITLVDILGSDPNEIVETVQLKMEKSKIYKNLVILDEREKEVIMGRFGLEHGGEERTQREIAKELGISRSYVSRIEKRALMKLYHEFYKAKR, from the coding sequence ATGGGATTATTTGCTGCAATCGCTTTGTTTATTAAACAGCTAACGCTGCTCGTGTCGTATGTAAAAAATAACGCTTTTCCGCAGCCGCTGCGTGAAGAAGAGGAAGCAAAGCATCTAGCGCTCATGGCGGAAGGCAATACGCATTCCCGAAATCTACTTATTGAGCATAATTTGCGATTGGTGGCCCATATCGTCAAGAAATTTGATAACACGGGAGAAGATCTAGAGGACTTAATTTCCATCGGCACGATCGGGCTGATTAAAGCCATTGAAAGCTTTCAGACAGGCAAAGGCACAAAGCTGGCGACATTTGCTGCCCGTTGTATCGAGAACGAAATTTTAATGCATCTTCGCTCCTTGAAAAAAACACGCAAGGACGTATCGCTGCATGATCCGATCGGTACTGACAAAGAAGGAAACGAAATAACATTGGTCGATATTCTTGGAAGCGATCCAAATGAAATCGTGGAAACGGTGCAGCTTAAAATGGAAAAAAGTAAAATTTATAAAAATTTAGTCATTCTGGATGAACGTGAAAAGGAAGTCATTATGGGCCGATTCGGCTTGGAGCATGGCGGGGAAGAACGAACACAGAGGGAAATTGCGAAAGAGCTTGGCATCAGCCGCAGCTATGTATCAAGGATTGAGAAACGGGCGCTGATGAAGCTGTATCATGAGTTTTATAAAGCAAAAAGATAA
- the speE gene encoding polyamine aminopropyltransferase codes for MELWFTEKQTEAFGITGKVKRTLHNEKTAFQQLNMIETEQFGNMLLLDGMVMTTERDEFVYHEMLVHVPLFTHPNPQKVLVVGGGDGGTIREVLQHPTVTKVVQVEIDGKVVEYSKQHLPHISSAYGNPRAELIIGDGFMHILNSSDEYDIILVDSTEPVGPAASLFTKGFYAGISKALKKDGIFVAQTDNPWFKGDLIRSAVQDTKEIFPIARLYTCNIPTYPSGMWTFTLGSKTYDPLEVEASRFFELNTKYYTPELHHASFVLPRFVKDLCK; via the coding sequence ATGGAGCTATGGTTTACAGAGAAGCAGACTGAAGCATTTGGCATTACAGGAAAGGTTAAAAGGACATTGCATAATGAAAAAACAGCATTTCAACAGCTGAACATGATTGAAACAGAACAGTTTGGCAATATGCTTCTGTTGGATGGAATGGTTATGACGACTGAACGTGATGAATTTGTCTATCATGAAATGCTTGTTCATGTCCCCTTATTCACCCACCCCAATCCGCAAAAGGTTTTGGTCGTTGGCGGCGGTGATGGAGGAACCATCCGTGAGGTTTTGCAGCATCCTACTGTGACAAAAGTCGTTCAAGTGGAAATTGACGGGAAAGTGGTTGAGTATTCCAAGCAGCATTTGCCCCACATCTCGTCGGCCTATGGGAATCCGCGTGCGGAACTGATAATAGGTGATGGTTTTATGCATATATTAAATAGTTCAGATGAATATGATATTATTTTGGTTGATTCTACCGAGCCTGTCGGACCTGCGGCGAGCTTATTTACTAAAGGATTTTATGCGGGAATATCAAAAGCGTTGAAAAAAGATGGAATCTTTGTTGCGCAAACAGATAACCCATGGTTTAAAGGCGACTTAATACGCAGCGCCGTTCAGGATACGAAAGAAATATTTCCGATCGCCCGCCTTTATACATGCAATATTCCGACGTACCCAAGCGGGATGTGGACGTTTACGCTCGGTTCGAAGACTTATGATCCACTAGAAGTAGAAGCCTCACGTTTCTTTGAACTGAACACGAAGTATTACACGCCTGAATTGCATCATGCATCATTTGTTCTTCCTAGGTTCGTTAAGGATTTATGTAAATAA
- a CDS encoding multidrug efflux SMR transporter has translation MAWIYLIFAGLFEVVGVIGMNLITRQKNAKSFIIFIVGLAMSFTLLSFAMQSLPMGTAYAIWTGIGTVGSGLVGIWFYGESKNWQRILFMGMVLSAAVGLKLFT, from the coding sequence ATGGCATGGATTTACCTCATTTTCGCAGGGTTGTTTGAAGTTGTTGGAGTCATTGGCATGAATTTGATTACTAGACAGAAAAATGCGAAGTCGTTCATCATATTTATCGTGGGGCTCGCAATGAGCTTTACGCTATTAAGCTTTGCGATGCAATCGCTGCCGATGGGCACGGCGTATGCCATCTGGACAGGAATAGGTACAGTGGGCTCTGGCCTAGTAGGCATATGGTTTTATGGGGAGTCAAAAAATTGGCAACGAATATTGTTTATGGGCATGGTTTTAAGCGCTGCAGTAGGCTTGAAATTATTCACTTAA
- a CDS encoding multidrug efflux SMR transporter has protein sequence MNRGWLFVLLGSLFEVLWVMGLKHSHDALTWIGTVLAIVLSFYLLMRAIALHLPVGTVYAVFTGLGTTGTVLVEMLVFGEAFNIVKVALILVLLAGVVGLKAVTKAPQQKGGAA, from the coding sequence ATGAATCGTGGATGGTTGTTTGTATTACTTGGTTCTTTATTTGAAGTGTTATGGGTAATGGGTTTAAAACATTCTCATGATGCTCTTACATGGATTGGAACGGTGCTGGCGATTGTGCTTTCGTTTTATTTATTAATGCGTGCCATTGCCTTACATTTGCCAGTAGGGACTGTTTATGCCGTCTTTACTGGACTTGGGACTACGGGAACGGTACTTGTTGAAATGCTAGTGTTCGGGGAAGCGTTCAACATTGTGAAAGTAGCATTAATTCTCGTCCTATTAGCTGGTGTAGTTGGGCTTAAAGCAGTTACAAAAGCACCACAGCAAAAAGGCGGTGCTGCATAA
- a CDS encoding TetR/AcrR family transcriptional regulator, with product MENGKAIKSIAINSNACYYYLTNVRKGDEMTLNRIKQAALTQFAVNGYEGASLAHIANEVGIKKQSIYTHFSGKDELFLEVFKDSFGKELQFVNQYFGSKQQDPFKEVLHNFLLQYLDRYEQDSNTNFFLRTVFFAPLHLKSEVVEQGNSFIDQLEEMLIPLFNAANLENNMRLSVDEDTAAIAFIAVLDGLFMEMLFGNAERTMRRLNASWSVYWSGIQQGSEGT from the coding sequence ATGGAAAATGGTAAGGCGATCAAAAGTATTGCTATAAATAGTAATGCGTGCTATTATTACCTGACGAACGTTCGGAAGGGTGATGAAATGACTTTAAATCGCATTAAACAGGCTGCACTAACCCAGTTTGCAGTTAATGGCTACGAAGGTGCCTCGTTAGCTCATATTGCGAATGAGGTAGGGATTAAGAAACAGTCCATTTACACACACTTTAGTGGGAAAGATGAGCTTTTTCTGGAAGTCTTCAAAGATTCATTCGGAAAGGAATTGCAATTCGTAAATCAATATTTCGGAAGTAAGCAGCAAGACCCGTTCAAAGAAGTGCTTCACAACTTTTTATTGCAATATCTTGACCGATATGAGCAGGATAGCAATACGAACTTTTTTCTAAGAACGGTGTTTTTCGCGCCATTGCATCTTAAAAGCGAGGTTGTTGAACAGGGCAACTCTTTTATTGACCAGCTAGAAGAGATGCTGATTCCTTTGTTTAATGCGGCAAATTTGGAAAATAACATGCGTCTATCCGTTGATGAAGATACAGCTGCCATTGCTTTTATAGCTGTACTAGATGGATTGTTCATGGAAATGTTATTTGGAAACGCGGAACGGACAATGAGAAGGCTGAATGCATCCTGGTCTGTTTACTGGAGCGGAATACAACAGGGTAGTGAGGGAACTTAA
- a CDS encoding YhgE/Pip domain-containing protein has translation MRNIWHIYKTDWLHILRVPTGIFLILAIILLPGLYDWVNIKSVWDPYNNTQGIKIAVTSLDAGASVQGKAVNIGEDLVTSLQTNEKLGWTFVSEQEAMDGVEKGTYYASLLIPADFSAKITGIIEGKIERPEVVYTVNEKVNAIAPKITGSGVSAITKQINEGFTEAVSETVLTKLKEAGVEVEAELPTIRKVENGIFSLESHLPEIEAAGQKVLEIESKLPEINEKAQKIIELQQKLPEINQAALYVLKLQQYWPKISDAASEVLIIQEKLPEIQKAAQRIQEVDANFDRVSEVVDTALDKTNTALGIVTAAEEQLPKLEALGGDAIAFADGLNKFLASSQEAFQTISPTLKQNLLLVKQIADAAELLTARLQEADLTKLPTAAEVQALSGRLSTAAGVIGSITNMLSTINSHLPDGQLSGTIQRLSGLTEKLNTQIQLLGIIKDAMDRGTAPPEEIVARLHTATEQVSSDLGYVLEHYDSDIVPAITEGLSKLQQLGAASSDVLQTAKSKLPDIAELLKAAREGLAFGQQELARIQAELPEIRTKVHEIATTLQSKTDAFVNAINTAAPFIRNDLPAIGKKIDAAAAFVQNDLPEAEKELAKLADFVQYQLPQLTDSVKRVAGLVRSDLPQLEEAIRKAADKLREVKADNSFAELAKLLRGDIEKESEFLASPVLIKENQLYAIPNYGSAMSPFYGVLSLWVGATLLISMLRSEADNPSGSYRGYQLYLGRLGTFLTIGLLQALCVTLGDFFILGAYVADKLWFVLFAMLVSIVFVTITYTLLSVFGNAGKGIAIIFMVFQFSSSGGTFPISMTSPFFQALNPFMPFTYAISLLRESVGGILWETVLKDVLFLLGFIAISLFIALVLKRPLSGIIKRSSDNAKKTKIIA, from the coding sequence ATGCGCAATATTTGGCATATTTATAAAACAGATTGGCTCCATATTTTACGTGTGCCTACCGGCATTTTTCTTATTTTAGCGATTATATTGCTCCCCGGCTTGTACGATTGGGTCAATATTAAATCGGTGTGGGACCCTTACAACAACACACAGGGCATTAAAATTGCAGTCACAAGCCTCGATGCGGGAGCGAGCGTTCAAGGAAAGGCGGTTAATATCGGTGAGGATCTAGTGACAAGCCTGCAAACGAACGAGAAGCTGGGCTGGACGTTTGTAAGCGAGCAGGAAGCGATGGATGGCGTTGAAAAAGGCACCTATTATGCAAGCCTGCTTATTCCAGCTGATTTTTCTGCCAAAATAACCGGCATTATCGAAGGCAAAATCGAGCGGCCGGAAGTGGTTTATACGGTCAATGAAAAGGTGAATGCCATTGCGCCGAAAATAACCGGCTCCGGCGTTTCCGCCATCACGAAGCAAATTAACGAAGGCTTCACAGAAGCTGTAAGCGAAACGGTGCTGACGAAGCTGAAGGAAGCGGGCGTAGAAGTGGAAGCGGAGCTGCCGACGATACGCAAGGTCGAGAATGGCATTTTCAGTCTGGAAAGCCATTTGCCTGAAATCGAAGCGGCTGGACAGAAGGTGCTGGAAATCGAGAGCAAGCTGCCGGAAATCAACGAGAAGGCGCAAAAAATAATCGAGCTCCAGCAGAAGCTGCCGGAGATTAATCAAGCTGCGCTATATGTGCTAAAGCTGCAGCAATATTGGCCGAAGATCAGCGATGCTGCTTCGGAGGTGCTCATTATTCAGGAGAAGCTCCCTGAAATCCAAAAAGCGGCGCAGCGCATCCAGGAGGTCGATGCCAATTTCGACCGCGTGAGCGAGGTGGTTGACACGGCGCTGGACAAAACGAATACAGCGCTTGGCATTGTGACGGCGGCTGAGGAGCAGCTGCCGAAGCTTGAGGCGCTGGGGGGAGACGCGATCGCTTTCGCGGATGGACTGAACAAGTTTTTAGCGTCGAGCCAGGAGGCCTTTCAGACGATTAGCCCGACTTTGAAGCAAAATTTGCTGCTGGTCAAGCAAATTGCTGATGCTGCCGAACTGCTGACTGCAAGGCTGCAGGAGGCTGATCTTACCAAGCTGCCGACCGCGGCGGAAGTTCAGGCGCTCTCCGGGCGGCTCAGTACAGCAGCAGGCGTAATCGGCAGCATAACCAATATGCTGTCGACAATTAACAGCCATTTGCCGGATGGGCAGCTAAGCGGGACCATTCAGCGGCTGAGCGGTCTCACCGAAAAGCTGAATACGCAAATTCAGCTGCTCGGCATCATTAAGGATGCGATGGACAGGGGAACCGCGCCGCCAGAGGAGATTGTGGCGCGGCTGCATACGGCAACGGAGCAGGTGAGCAGCGATCTTGGCTACGTGCTGGAGCATTATGACAGCGATATTGTGCCTGCAATCACCGAAGGCTTGAGTAAATTGCAGCAGCTTGGGGCGGCATCGTCCGATGTGCTGCAAACGGCGAAGAGCAAGCTGCCGGATATCGCCGAGCTGCTCAAGGCCGCGCGTGAAGGGCTGGCGTTTGGGCAGCAGGAGCTGGCCCGCATTCAGGCAGAGCTGCCGGAAATTCGCACGAAGGTGCATGAAATAGCGACGACTTTGCAAAGCAAGACAGACGCCTTCGTGAACGCGATTAACACGGCCGCGCCATTTATCCGCAATGACTTGCCAGCCATCGGCAAAAAAATCGACGCAGCCGCAGCTTTTGTCCAGAACGATTTGCCTGAGGCGGAAAAAGAGCTGGCAAAGCTGGCGGATTTCGTCCAATACCAGCTCCCTCAGCTTACGGACAGCGTGAAACGCGTTGCCGGACTTGTCCGCAGCGACTTGCCGCAGCTGGAGGAAGCGATTCGCAAAGCGGCCGACAAACTGCGCGAAGTGAAGGCTGATAACAGCTTTGCGGAGCTTGCGAAGCTGCTGCGCGGCGATATTGAGAAGGAAAGCGAGTTTTTGGCGAGCCCCGTGCTTATTAAGGAAAACCAGCTGTATGCGATTCCTAATTATGGCTCGGCGATGTCGCCTTTTTACGGTGTGCTGTCGCTTTGGGTAGGTGCCACGCTGCTTATTTCAATGCTGCGCTCAGAGGCAGACAATCCCAGTGGAAGCTATCGCGGCTACCAGCTGTATTTGGGGCGGCTCGGCACTTTTTTAACGATTGGATTGTTGCAGGCATTATGCGTAACGCTGGGAGACTTTTTTATATTAGGCGCCTATGTTGCAGATAAGCTGTGGTTTGTTTTATTTGCGATGCTCGTCAGCATCGTATTTGTCACCATTACGTACACGCTGCTGTCGGTGTTCGGCAATGCGGGCAAGGGGATTGCGATTATTTTTATGGTGTTTCAATTTTCCAGCTCAGGCGGTACTTTTCCGATCAGCATGACGTCGCCTTTTTTCCAAGCGCTGAATCCGTTTATGCCGTTTACGTATGCGATTAGCTTGCTGCGCGAATCAGTTGGGGGCATTTTGTGGGAAACGGTGCTGAAGGATGTGCTGTTCCTGCTCGGCTTTATTGCCATTAGCCTGTTCATTGCCCTCGTGCTCAAACGCCCGCTTAGCGGCATCATTAAGCGCTCGTCCGACAATGCGAAGAAGACCAAAATTATAGCATAG
- the nfsA gene encoding oxygen-insensitive NADPH nitroreductase: MNQTIETILKHVSVRSFTKQTLSERQVRQLVTAAQAASSASFQQAYSIIGVTDPDLLKKIAEEAGHQPFIAEGGHFFVFCADVNRHQQLAEELGMDISKTLEGIDAALLGAIDASLAAQNLVLAAESMGLGVCYIGGVRDGIIKISEWLNLPDYVYPVFGIAVGYPNERNEIKPRIPFEAIYHENQYNVHTKDMIKQYDEAMTLYYAARAGEKRKHTWSESAISSFIRHPRSYMKSFLNGRGWARN, from the coding sequence ATGAATCAAACGATTGAAACTATTTTGAAGCATGTGTCTGTTCGTTCGTTTACTAAGCAAACCTTATCTGAGAGACAAGTTAGGCAGTTAGTAACCGCTGCTCAAGCTGCATCCTCTGCAAGCTTCCAGCAAGCCTATTCCATAATCGGTGTGACTGATCCCGATTTATTAAAGAAAATAGCAGAAGAAGCAGGCCATCAACCCTTTATAGCTGAGGGAGGACATTTCTTTGTTTTCTGTGCGGATGTAAATCGTCATCAACAGCTTGCAGAGGAATTAGGAATGGATATTTCAAAAACGCTTGAAGGGATAGACGCTGCACTGTTAGGTGCTATCGATGCTTCCTTGGCAGCTCAAAATTTAGTGCTTGCCGCAGAATCTATGGGCTTAGGGGTTTGTTACATTGGTGGAGTCAGAGATGGCATTATTAAAATTTCAGAATGGCTCAATCTTCCCGATTATGTTTATCCTGTATTCGGAATTGCTGTGGGATATCCGAATGAGCGTAACGAAATAAAGCCTAGAATACCATTTGAAGCCATTTATCATGAAAATCAATACAATGTTCATACTAAGGATATGATTAAACAGTATGATGAGGCCATGACGCTGTATTATGCAGCTCGTGCAGGCGAAAAACGAAAGCATACTTGGTCGGAATCAGCGATCAGCAGTTTCATTCGTCATCCACGAAGCTATATGAAAAGCTTTCTGAATGGCAGGGGATGGGCGCGAAATTAA
- a CDS encoding TetR/AcrR family transcriptional regulator, whose amino-acid sequence MNKSGRPRGFNKPEVINAAMDAFWSKGYEGCSTEDLCTSTGLGRGSLYNAFGSKHELYELALSHYHEHWIQEQTALLERPVPVKERLRGFLEWAVEKDFEDSSKGCLLINATMERGRMDSTVETVANLHVESLESVLCRVIEQGIQSGEITSDRSALDLSRSFLCSYYGLRILNASTRNLEMAEQLVESTMVNMK is encoded by the coding sequence ATGAATAAGAGTGGCAGGCCACGTGGGTTTAATAAACCAGAAGTGATTAATGCGGCAATGGATGCCTTTTGGTCGAAAGGATATGAAGGCTGCTCTACTGAGGATTTATGCACCAGTACAGGGCTTGGTCGAGGAAGTCTATACAACGCGTTCGGAAGCAAGCACGAGCTATATGAGCTAGCCCTTAGCCATTATCATGAGCATTGGATTCAGGAGCAAACAGCCCTTTTGGAACGTCCTGTTCCTGTAAAGGAAAGGCTGCGTGGTTTTTTAGAATGGGCGGTAGAAAAGGATTTTGAGGATTCAAGCAAGGGCTGCTTGCTCATTAACGCAACTATGGAGCGTGGTCGAATGGACTCCACAGTCGAAACGGTGGCTAATCTTCATGTGGAATCCTTGGAGAGTGTTCTCTGTCGTGTGATAGAACAAGGTATACAGTCTGGGGAAATCACTTCTGACAGATCGGCTTTGGATTTGTCGAGATCGTTTCTATGCAGCTACTACGGTCTTCGCATTCTCAATGCATCTACACGAAATCTGGAAATGGCCGAACAACTGGTTGAGAGTACAATGGTGAATATGAAATAG
- a CDS encoding response regulator: MKSVLLVDDEPHIIAALTRHVGWERLGLRIAGTAANGVQALASYRELQPDLVITDVNMPQMNGLALVEALRQEDAGLPIVILSGFDEFENARQAMRWGVHHFLLKPAAVAEIEGVLAEIIGELDLQAEKLRLEEHYKLELDRLLPYLRERLFTELLTTRYQPHELHEERLAYLNIPSPKHVAAVSLQMTRPALLTKLKERDWQLLKFGANNIIREMLAGKLGGSPIHGYAIDYSDRLFVLVLLSEQAQEGEVYQACEELAYSVTEKITALLKLEATAGIGSVRSSLHELIDSYLESRVALEAAEFQGTSQVYPYAEWAQLDTTYDQYAPLLKQWNEALSDKDLERAAQQWEAIYNQLQKEASGSLTDIQTICVGLFSSLTFFWNEAFAQHQPPRTLSQFLQGIQQHLTLGDLARWMNELVEEWLQSAAQEISGRKSNRLVDSVKQYVSANFSQEISFAAIAKELFVHPKYLSQLFKRVTGQNFVHYLNDYRIHKAIDYLQSGHHMVYEVSEMVGFNNPTYFSQVFKMSTGKSPSDYFRM, from the coding sequence ATGAAATCAGTGCTTCTTGTAGACGATGAGCCGCATATTATTGCGGCATTGACGCGGCATGTGGGCTGGGAGAGGCTGGGGCTGCGCATTGCTGGAACCGCCGCGAATGGCGTGCAGGCGCTGGCGAGCTACCGCGAGCTTCAACCGGATCTCGTTATTACCGATGTGAATATGCCGCAGATGAATGGACTTGCGCTTGTCGAAGCGCTGCGGCAGGAGGATGCGGGCTTGCCGATCGTTATTTTGAGCGGCTTCGATGAGTTTGAAAATGCCCGGCAGGCGATGCGCTGGGGCGTTCATCATTTTTTGCTGAAGCCGGCTGCTGTGGCGGAAATTGAAGGCGTACTCGCTGAAATTATAGGCGAGCTCGATTTGCAGGCGGAGAAGCTGCGGCTGGAGGAGCATTACAAGCTGGAGCTTGACCGGCTGCTGCCGTATTTGCGCGAGCGATTGTTCACCGAGCTGCTGACGACGCGCTATCAGCCGCATGAGCTGCATGAGGAGCGGCTCGCTTATTTGAACATTCCTTCGCCAAAGCACGTGGCGGCGGTGAGCTTGCAAATGACGCGCCCTGCGCTGCTTACGAAGCTGAAGGAGCGAGACTGGCAGTTGCTTAAATTCGGCGCGAACAACATCATTCGCGAAATGCTGGCAGGCAAATTGGGCGGCTCGCCCATCCACGGCTACGCGATTGATTATTCCGACCGGCTGTTCGTGCTCGTTCTGCTGTCTGAGCAGGCGCAGGAGGGCGAGGTGTACCAGGCATGCGAGGAGCTTGCTTACAGCGTAACGGAGAAAATAACGGCGCTGCTCAAGCTGGAGGCTACCGCCGGTATCGGTTCAGTACGCAGCAGCTTGCATGAGCTGATCGATTCGTATTTGGAAAGCCGCGTGGCGCTGGAGGCAGCAGAATTTCAAGGGACGAGCCAAGTGTATCCTTATGCGGAATGGGCACAGCTGGATACGACGTATGACCAATATGCACCGCTGCTCAAGCAGTGGAATGAGGCGCTGTCAGACAAGGATTTGGAGCGGGCAGCCCAGCAGTGGGAAGCGATTTATAATCAGCTGCAAAAGGAGGCGAGCGGCTCGCTGACAGATATTCAGACGATTTGCGTCGGCTTGTTCAGTTCGCTGACCTTTTTCTGGAATGAGGCATTCGCCCAGCATCAGCCACCGCGCACGCTGTCGCAATTTTTGCAGGGCATCCAGCAGCATTTGACGCTTGGCGACTTGGCACGCTGGATGAATGAGCTTGTAGAGGAATGGCTGCAAAGCGCGGCGCAGGAAATTTCCGGCCGGAAAAGCAATCGGCTTGTCGATAGCGTGAAGCAGTATGTGTCGGCGAATTTCAGCCAGGAAATCAGCTTTGCGGCCATTGCCAAGGAGCTGTTCGTGCACCCGAAATATTTAAGCCAGCTGTTCAAACGGGTAACAGGGCAAAACTTTGTGCATTATTTGAACGATTACCGCATTCATAAAGCCATCGACTATTTGCAGTCGGGCCATCATATGGTGTACGAGGTCAGCGAAATGGTCGGCTTCAATAATCCGACCTATTTCAGCCAAGTGTTCAAAATGAGCACGGGGAAAAGCCCTTCGGATTATTTTCGGATGTGA